One Branchiostoma floridae strain S238N-H82 chromosome 1, Bfl_VNyyK, whole genome shotgun sequence genomic region harbors:
- the LOC118420091 gene encoding uncharacterized protein LOC118420091 (The sequence of the model RefSeq protein was modified relative to this genomic sequence to represent the inferred CDS: added 116 bases not found in genome assembly), which yields MPGDSCQVIRDSTWRTYTTIWWLSPRNLTLSTSLALLDLQAIMDNESTPSRDTGMAQSPVLNQEYSDVPPSAVTSFLTTPHYNTIRSSTQVQSAPPTLLSSPWSRTINPTPHVVDNPEENGVLRVRQARQLRGVDLKARLYDHPENAQVYQAVQNKVARPQRGNEAQPPMAPRPPAGKAPGPSVQPAFRTMMYRRDHEQRRKQQQQQQQLKQQAAEAQEGGTQLGADGSNGYCSEETPQQDEPQATVPAENGEAQDKEAPASLQGDDLQTGADFQKPEPVVQKGENDIDVAMETEREKAASEAGSVRRKSAKRDPRKVLTYKLANVYDTTVPADDDAASQIIRMRQSLGWRTELPLHGPGVREAMKTIDDVDPLQQSAALEQDSMEISTLRQEDDGSYLYALLRERHDTRARHNPYNLQVVSANTARANSAFHTVSASYVTLVEQRPKGGEDLTMTPVMTWMYERRLFNMIYKLPVFEKFRIWKAFTVWKGSIRGTKTTGNKTMLQKTLFCANDLLQRCLLHIRDLCEAASSSRTGLGESGSAILLVRLDRSQTLTLADFCRVQQDQCDRSLQQLNTLRRKVVQLVWDACAVS from the exons ATGCCGGGAGATAGTTGTCAGGTAATTAGagattcaacatggcggacgtaCACAACAATCTGGTGGTTGTCACCTAGGAACCTGACGCTGTCTACTTCCCTCGCTTTACTGGATTTACAG GCAATCATGGACAATGAATCCACACCGAGCAGGGACACAGGCATGGCCCAGTCTCCAGTGTTAAACCAGGAGTACAGCGATGTGCCCCCGTCCGCCGTGACCAGCTTTCTCACCACGCCTCACTACAACACCATCCGGTCCAGCACCCAGGTGCAGAGTGCCCCGCCCACCCTCCTCAGCTCACCATGGAGCAGGACCATCAACCCAACTCCGCACGTG GTGGATAATCCTGAGGAGAACGGCGTGCTGCGGGTTCGGCAGGCCAGGCAGCTCCGCGGCGTGGACCTGAAGGCTCGACTGTACGACCACCCAGAAAACGCACAGGTTTATCAGGCTGTCCAGAACAAGGTGGCAAGGCCACAAAGAGGGAATGAAGCACAG CCTCCCATGGCCCCCCGGCCCCCCGCGGGGAAGGCCCCCGGCCCGTCCGTCCAGCCAGCCTTCCGTACCATGATGTACCGGCGAGACCACGAGCAGAggaggaaacaacaacaacaacaacaacagctgaaACAACAGGCTGCTGAGGCACAGGAGGGAGGGACACAGCTGGGAGCAGACGGGAGCAATGG TTATTGCAGTGAAGAAACTCCACAGCAAGATGAACCACAAGCCACAGTCCCTGCAGAGAATGGTGAAGCCCAAGACAAGGAGGCACCGGCTTCTCTACAAGGTGATGACCTTCAAACAGGAGCAGACTTCCAGAAACCCGAGCCTGTTGTACAAAAAGGGGAGAACGACATtgatgttgccatggaaacagagagagagaaggcaGCTTCTGAAGCCGGGTCTGTCAGAAGGAAGTCGGCCAAGAGAGATCCCAGGAAAGTGCTGACATACAAGCTGGCCAATGTATACGACACTACAG TGCCAGCCGATGATGATGCAGCCAGCCAGATCATCAGGATGAGGCAGTCTCTGGGCTGGAGGACAGAGTTGCCGCTCCATGGACCGGGTGTTCGGGAGGCCATGAAGACAATAGATGATGTGGATCCACTGCAG CAAAGTGCAGCTTTAGAACAAGATTCAATG GAGATCAGTACATTGAGGCAGGAGGATGATGGGAGCTACCTCTACGCCCTTTTACGGGAACGTCACGATACGCGCGCCCGTCACAATCCCTACAACCTGCAGGTGGTCTCGGCCAACACAGCACGGGCAAACTCGGCGTTCCACACAGTGTCTGCTTCTTATGTCACTCTG AATATGGAAAGCTTTCACGGTGTGGAAGGGATCTATTCGTGGTACCAAGACCACAGGCAACAAGACTATGCTACAGAAGACACTGTTCTGTGCCAATGACCTTCTGCAGAGATGCCTGCTGCACATCAGGGACTTGTGTGAGGCAGCATCCAGCAGTCGCACAG GTCTGGGAGAGAGTGGGAGTGCCATCCTCTTGGTCCGCCTGGACAGAAGCCAGACCCTGACACTTGCGGACTTCTGTCGAGTCCAGCAGGACCAGTGTGACCGGTCCCTGCAGCAGCTCAACACTCTCAGGAGGAAGGTGGTGCAGCTGGTCTGGGATGCCTGTGCAGTGAGTTAA